One Dermochelys coriacea isolate rDerCor1 chromosome 21, rDerCor1.pri.v4, whole genome shotgun sequence genomic window carries:
- the PSRC1 gene encoding proline/serine-rich coiled-coil protein 1 gives MEIAEEEDIKFITDEKFDFGLSSPSDSRDEEVRYVERGVAQGLDLNVQQREDVGQSREYLVRWSPLSAEKLEEIVKEANQLAVQLERCSLWEKENARAGLLGDTALGPAGESLVSVRFLHKEQASPRSPRRETFVVKNSPVRALLPTVEPGTLPPAGKSPSPCARAAPTPPRLRHKLGSCSSGGEWLRKKSTPSKGPALSPTKSTEKLSLQDRPPSRASPARGRREPMGPRSSPSQPRPAQEPLTPLRRAELLQEASAGRAKAFRGDAPQLSASARPAPGAHAHQTQARNMATPVPMSRRPVPSGIPKLASRIVVLSRAAVPGRPSQLQPMGRGSAGRRVLPSAAGQRGPGPQRTAPPGSRLQPPRKVTLPRSPR, from the exons ATGGAGATAGCAGAAGAAGAAG ATATAAAATTTATCACCGATGAGAAGTTTGACTTTGGTCTGTCTTCTCCTTCAGACAG CCGGGACGAGGAGGTCCGGTATGTCGAGAGGGGCGTGGCACAGGGGCTCGACCTGAACGTGCAGCAGAGGGAGGACGTGGGCCAGAGCAGAGAGTACTTGGTCCGCTGGAGCCCACTGAGTGCCGAGAAGCTGGAGGAGATCGTGAAGGAGGCCAACCAGCTGGCCGTGCAGCTGGAGAGGTGCAGCCTGTGGGAGAAGGAGAACGCCAGGGCCGGGCTGCTGGGAGACACAGCGCTGGGCCCAGCGGGGGAGTCCCTTGTGTCCGTGCGGTTCCTGCACAAGGAGCAGGCGAGCCCCCGGAGCCCCCGGCGTGAGACCTTTGTGGTGAAGAACAGCCCCGTCAGGGCGCTGCTGCCCACCGTGGAGCCAGGGACGCTCCCCCCCGCGGGGAAAAGCCCCTCACCATGCGCCAGAGCAGCACCGACTCCCCCCCGCCTCCGACACAAGCTGGGCAGCTGCTCTTCTGGCGGCGAATGGCTCCGTAAGAAATCCACCCCCAGCAAGGGCCCCGCTCTGTCGCCCACAAAGAGTACCGAGAAG CTGAGCCTCCAGGACCGGCCGCCCAGCCGTGCATCACCAGCCAGGGGGAGGAGAGAACCAATGGGCCCCAGGtcatctccctcccagccccgccctgcaCAAGAGCCCTTGACGCCCCTTAGGAGAGCGGAGCTCCTCCAGGAAGCAAGTGCAG GTCGGGCTAAGGCCTTCAGGGGCGATGCTCCCCAGCTCTCAGCCAGTGCCAGGCCTGCCCCTGGTGCACACGCCCACCAGACCCAGGCCAGGAATATGGCCACCCCTGTGCCTATGAGTCGCCGCCCGGTGCCCAGCGGCATCCCCAAGCTGGCCAGCCGCATCGTCGTCCTGAGCAGGGCTGCCGTGCCCGGGAGGCCCAGccagctgcagcccatgggccgtGGCTCAGCTGGCAGGAGAGTGCTGCCGAGCGCAGCCGGACAGAGAG GCCCCGGCCCTCAGCGGACAGCCCCTCCAGGAAGCAGGCTGCAGCCACCCCGGAAGGTGACCTTGCCCAGGTCTCCGAGGTAA
- the PPIL1 gene encoding peptidyl-prolyl cis-trans isomerase-like 1, which yields MAAVPPDSWQPPAVSMETTMGTVVLELYWKHAPKTCKNFAELARRGYYNGTKFHRIIKDFMIQGGDPTGTGRGGASIYGKQLEDELHPELKFTGAGILAMANAGPDTNGSQFFITLAPTQWLDGKHTIFGRVCQGIGMVNRVGMVETNAQDRPVDDVKILKAYPSG from the exons ATGGCCGCGGTGCCCCCCGACTCCTGGCAGCCGCCCGCCGTCTCCATGGAGACCAC caTGGGCACCGTCGTGCTGGAGCTGTACTGGAAACACGCGCCCAAGACCTGTAAGAACTTCGCTGAATTAGCCAGGCGAGGTTATTACAACGGCACAAAGTTCCACAGGATCATTAAAGACTTCATGATCCAAGGGGGAGATCCCACGGGGACCG gcagagggggTGCATCCATCTATGGAAAGCAGTTAGAAGATGAACTTCATCCAGAACTAAAATTTACAG GTGCAGGAATCCTTGCCATGGCTAATGCCGGCCCAGACACAAATGGCAGTCAGTTCTTTATAACCTTGGCACCAACCCAGTGGCTCGATGGGAAGCACACTATCTTTGGCCGTGTTTGCCAGGGGATCGGGATGGTGAACAGAGTGGGCATGGTGGAGACAAATGCCCAAGATCGCCCAGTTGATGATGTGAAGATTCTGAAGGCTTACCCATCGGGTTAG